The region GCACAGATATATTACATTTTCATTCCTGAATGTTTGATTTCAAGAactttgagagagaaaaaaatatttttactgcaaGTGGTGATGAAAAACTTCATTGACATTGATAAAATTACTAGATACATTTCAGAACTGTGTCTTTTGAGCATTTGAAAAGCGTAAATATAACAGGGTTGAAAGCATTTGTCTctgaaagcagaaataataaatttgttaatTACTTTATTCAGAATTATAATTAAGATTCTTTTTGCCCATGTAAGATATTATAAAATGAAACTTCTTTTATAAAGGATTTTTCTATAACagtacttttctgttttctaaaatacAGAAACCACCACTCTCAGCCTGTGCAGTAGCAATAATTAAGGCATTCTATAGGTAATAATTTTGCCTGATGAGCCAAATTTGGTATTGAGCCTCATGAAAACAAATGTGGCCAAATTGAGGCCTGAGAATAGTTTCCATTTATGAAGCATTCACTCTCCTTAAGGTACTATTGCAAGCACTTACTATATTATAATTCACACAACCACCATATTACTATTAGGCCAAAGTTATAAAATTGAAACATGAGGGAGGGAGAGGTTAAATGATTTTCCCAAGTCATGTGGCTAGTGAGTAGGATAATAGGAATCTAAATGGAGAAATGTCTGATGTTAAAGCTAATTATCTCTAAATTCTAGTGATGACTAGATCTTCGGAGTTATAAACACCTCACAGATAGTTGATGCTTGACATTAGCGtctaaataaactttattaaatctcaaaataatgagaaagaGAAGTAAATTAAGTGTCAGAACTTAAATGGAACTAAACTTGTCATTTAATAACATATCAGTATACTCAGTAGCATGCAAATATTAAGGGGATTTTGAAATTCAGCTGTTGATAACAAGTGGTTAGGGAAGAAATCACTACTCTGAGAGTCTACGTTTAAGAAAACATTGCACGTGGGATcaacatttattgtttttaactATAAAGAGACGTAATGTGAGGCTTTGAAAGTCCATAGACATAAAAATAcgtaaaaaaagaattaacatatGAATGAAAGTTGTGAACTCATGGAATTGTACTTACACCCAAAGCCACCGGATGTCGCTGTCGTCCACAAAATAGCTTTTTAGAATAAAGGCATCAGCCAGTTTCTCAAGGACTAGGAAGTAGCCTCATTCTGAGATCTCAGCCATTTCGATAAAAAATAGATATAAGAAATAGGACAGAAAATGTCAGATCGTATGTGCGTTCTAGACCGCTGATTCGTCGATTTGTAAAACAAGAGGATAAGATGGTTTCCAGATGTAGCTGCCTGTGGGTCCAGTGTCCGCTGCTCTCGCTTCTTCTCCTcgcagcctgggaggtggggagcgGCCAGCTCCACTACTCCGTCTACGAGGAGGCCAGACACGGCACCTTCGTGGGCCGCATCGCGCAGGACCTGGGGCTGGAGCTGGCGGAGATGGTGCCGCGCCTGTTCCGGGTGGCATCGAAAACACACGGGGACCTTCTGGAGGTAAATCTGCAGAACGGCATTTTGTTTGTGAATTCTCGGATCGACCGCGAGGAGCTGTGCGGGCGGAGCGTGGAGTGCAGCATCCACCTGGAGGTGATCGTGGACAGGCCGCTGCAGGTTTTCCATGTGGACGTGGAAGTGAAGGACATTAACGACAACCCGCCCAGGTTCTCCGTAACAGAACAAAAGCTCTCAATACCTGAATCCAGACTGCTTGACTCTCGATTTCCACTAGAAGGCGCATCTGATGCGGATGTTGGAGAGAACGCATTGCTTACTTACAAACTCAGTCCAAATGAGTATTTTGTTCTTgatattataaacaaaaaagacaaagacaaattcCCAGTGCTTGTTCTGCGGAAGCTGCTGGATCGTGAAGAAAATCCTCAGCTAAAGTTGTTATTGACAGCAACTGATGGAGGCAAACCTGAATTTACCGGATCTGTTTCTCTGCTGATCCTGGTGTTAGATGCCAATGATAACGCCCCTATCTTTGACAGACTGGCTTATGAAGTTAAGATGTATGAAAACCAAGTGAACCAAACATTAGTTATACGGCTCAACGCTTCTGATTCGGATGAAGGAATAAACAAGGAAATGATGTATTCATTTAGCTCTTTGGTCCCACCCACGataagaaagaaattttggaTAAACGAAAGGACgggagaaataaaagtaaatgatgCTATTGACTTTGAGGACAGTAACACTTATGAAATTCATGTAGATGTTACAGATAAGGGAAACCCACCTATGGTTGGTCACTGCACGGTCCTAGTGGAACTACTGGATGAAAATGATAATTCACCTGAGGTGATTGtcacttctctgtctctcccagtgAAAGAAGATGCTCAAGTGGGCACCGTCATTGCCCTGATCAGGGTTTCTGACCATGATTCAGGAGCCAACGGACAGGTCACCTGCTCTCTGACGCCTCACGTTCCATTCAAGCTGGTGTCCACCTACAAGAATTACTACTCCTTGGTGCTGGACAGCGCCCTGGACCGCGAGAGGGTGTCGGCCTATGAGCTGGTGGTGACGGCGTGGGACGGGGGCTCGCCTCCGCTGTGGGCCACGGCCAGCGTGTCCGTGGAGGTGGCCGACGTGAACGACAACGCGCCGGCGTTCGCGCAGCCCGAGTACACGGTGTTCGTGAAGGAGAACAACCCGCCGGGCTGCCACATCTTCACGGTGTCTGCGCGAGACGCGGACGCGCAGGAGAACGCGCTGGTGTCCTACTCGCTGGTGGAGCGGCGGGTGGGCGATCGCTCGCTGTCGAGCTACGTGTCGGTGCACGCGGAGAGCGGCAAGGTGTACGCGCTGCAGCCGTTGGACCACGAGGAGCTGGAGCTGCTACAATTCCAGGTGAGCGCGCGCGACGCGGGCGTGCCGCCTCTGGGCAGCAACGTGACGCTGCAGGTGTTCGTGCTGGATGAGAACGACAACGCTCCCGCGCTGCTGGCGTCTCTTGCTGGCAGCGCGGGCGGTGCAGTCAGTGAGCTGGTGCTGCGGTCGGTGGGTGCAGGTCACGTGGTGGCTAAGGTGCGCGCAGTGGACGCTGACTCTGGATACAACGCGTGGCTGTCGTATGAATTGCAGTCGGCGGCGGTTGGCTCACGCATCCCGTTCCGCGTGGGGCTGTACACGGGCGAGATCAGTACGACGCGCGCTCTGGATGAGGCTGACTCGCCACGTCAGCGCCTATTGGTGCTGGTGAAGGACCATGGCGAGCCGTCGCTGACGGCCACGGCCACTGTGCTTGTGTCGCTTGTGGAGGGCAGCCAGGCACCCAAGGCCTCGTCGCGGGCTTCAGTGGGCGTGGCGCCCGAGGTGGCCCTGGTGGATGTCAACGTGTACCTGATTATCGCCATCTGCGCGGTGTCCAGCTTGCTGGTGCTCACGCTGCTATTGTACACTGCACTGAGGTGCTCGGCGGTGCCCACCGAGGGCGCGTGTGGGCCGGTGAAGCCCACGCTGGTGTGCTCTAGCGCGGTGGGGAGCTGGTCTTACTCGCAGCAGAGGCGGCAGAGGGTGTGTTCTGGGGAGGGCCTGCCCAAGACGGACTTCATGGCCTTCAGCCCCAGCCTTCCAGCGTGCCCAATGGTAGATGTGGACAGGGAGGATCAGTCTATCGGAGGGGACCACTCTAGGAAGGTGGGTTTTTacgttttcattttccttttgtgctttatgaataatattttctcttaCCGCATTTTCTCAAATATGTAacagaatatttcatttttgtctaCATTCCATTTATGCTTGAATATTTCTAGTTATacctttgtaatataatttattccaggagttttaaaatttttttatcctACCCAGTGTGTCAGCCTTTGATTggtacttaaattttttttaaataacaatttattCTGAATACACTAATATTTTCCAATACAAATATGTGATATAGGTTGCAGTTCTGATGATTTACTTTCATAATCACTTTTCGTTACAAATATTTGTAAGATTAGTACTTCATGTTATTTCATTTCCAATCTGAATTTTGATTTGATTGCATTTGCATTAACAAAAaattccactgatctatatctcttCAGTGAAAATATGTTTTCCTCCATGTGTAGAATATGTGTAGCATACCACAGCTTATACTGCCATAGTAGATTTCAATGTTCAGTGATTACAGCTTTTTCTCAATAGTGCAGTAAGTAGGTGGGCAGTTCATTGGTAAAAATTTCTTAATCTTAGCAATTAAGTTAAATGCtttgaactttaaaaatgttttccatttgtattttaGTTGTAGTGGTACCTGTGTCAGTGTGTATTATTCActtagcagaagaaaatatacGTTTccattatttacataattttatccAGTAGCTCTTCATTATCTGCTCCTTTATCAGCATTAGGCATTGCTTATGACATTCAGGTATTAGGTCTTTCACTTTAAAGAAGGAGTCATGCTTATGTTTAATAATGAAGGGAATTTGaacactttttaattttgagacaaaaTACTTTAGTATGAATTAATATTAAAAGTTTGaggagaaaattaaattaatgttttCTACTGATCTGATCTATTGTATAGTTTAATAGCTTCTCTAGTCATCTTAAACAGGGTTGGGTTAGATGATATAGACTCAGAAATGAAAGCTAATTTAGTTGCAGAGTGACAAAACTACACTATCGATTGTGTTTTCCTGAAATTGGTTGTTACCTGATACtcatggtttcattttttaaaaaaatttattagttctagtgtTACCGAACACCAATGCCATGAATTTGTCATCTTGCCTATGGCTCTTagcaattacttttttctttccctttctctttgagTATGGAGATTGAATTTGTTACTCAGCACATGCTTCAcaaatagcttcaaataaaattaaaattattgttcAAGTTtagaaacaccaaaaaaaaaaatttgtggcaAGAATTTAAGCATGGCATTCTTTCAGTGTTAATATTTTCCATGCCCTGTCTCCAGCTCTTAGAAATCATAGATGCTAAGTTAATGCAGAGTTTAGAAGTGTATTTGTTATTATATCAAATAGGTTTATGAAATATATACTTCCCCCCtctgatattttgaaaaaaaaatcctccttaaTGTCTTATAAGTAATATAAAAAACTTAGTAAAAACTCATATCAATTGTAAAAGTCTCAGGTATACAGGTGCATTAATCGCTCCATCAATACTaacttaaggccaggcatggtggctcacacctgtaatcccagcattttgggaaaccaaggtgggaggatggcttgagaccaggagttcaagaccaacctgggtgacataggGATACCttgtactgtgtgtgtgtatatatatatatatatatatgatgggcTCTccttacacacatatatatatatatatatatatatatatatatatatatgtacttatgtatgtataagccgggcatggtggtacatgcctttaGTCCCTACTGTagtgctacttgggagggtgaggtgggagtatggcttgagcccaggaggttgaggctgcagtgacccatgattgtgccactgcactccagcctggatgacaaagtgagaccctatttcaaaaattgaaaaaagcaaaagcaatagTAACACCAGTATCCTGCAAATATGATCTTTTTTCGTATTAATTCACGTGATAATACAGTTGGTGCAGTAGTACTTTATTTAGGATGTCTATATACAAGATAAAACTCTTCATGGAATTCTGATTTGTAAGACAAATCCACCTTTGAAGAGGTACTGATCACACACAAGAAGGTATAGGAAAGGAGTTGAAAGCTCACAAAGAGAAACATAAACATATGCAGGAATCAGGAAAGAAGAAGATAAGTGAAATGATATGAAATCAAATGCACTTATGTTTTGAGCCACAGGATATTGTTGTTCTCCAAgaaaagttgttgttgttgttgttgttgttgttgttttgagacggagtctcgctctgttgcccaggctggagtgcagtggcacgatctcggctcactgcaagctccgcctcccaggttcacgccattctcctgcctcagcctcccgagtagctgggactacaggttcccgccaacacgtccggctaattttttgtattttgagtagagacgaggtttcaccgtgttagccaggatggtcgcgatctcctgacctcgtgatccacccgcctcggcctcccaaagtgctggccgagtgccaccgcacccggccgaaaagtattttttttaaaagaagaaaatcagattATTCCTAGATCAGAAAGAAGCTCCATTGTTCCAGTACTTTAAAAACTACAAACACCCATTAAGATCACGTGGAACCTCAGGAACAAGGATCAAAAGGTCTCAGAGGAACTAAGTCTTTCTCGTCATGAAATATTGTTTTACTAACCAAAAGAGAGGCATGATGTTAGCTGCTAGACTAAGTGGCCGGGAATCCCGGAGCCTACAGCACTGGCTTCTGCTCCTTGAATTTTGT is a window of Pongo pygmaeus isolate AG05252 chromosome 4, NHGRI_mPonPyg2-v2.0_pri, whole genome shotgun sequence DNA encoding:
- the LOC129037294 gene encoding protocadherin alpha-10, which codes for MVSRCSCLWVQCPLLSLLLLAAWEVGSGQLHYSVYEEARHGTFVGRIAQDLGLELAEMVPRLFRVASKTHGDLLEVNLQNGILFVNSRIDREELCGRSVECSIHLEVIVDRPLQVFHVDVEVKDINDNPPRFSVTEQKLSIPESRLLDSRFPLEGASDADVGENALLTYKLSPNEYFVLDIINKKDKDKFPVLVLRKLLDREENPQLKLLLTATDGGKPEFTGSVSLLILVLDANDNAPIFDRLAYEVKMYENQVNQTLVIRLNASDSDEGINKEMMYSFSSLVPPTIRKKFWINERTGEIKVNDAIDFEDSNTYEIHVDVTDKGNPPMVGHCTVLVELLDENDNSPEVIVTSLSLPVKEDAQVGTVIALIRVSDHDSGANGQVTCSLTPHVPFKLVSTYKNYYSLVLDSALDRERVSAYELVVTAWDGGSPPLWATASVSVEVADVNDNAPAFAQPEYTVFVKENNPPGCHIFTVSARDADAQENALVSYSLVERRVGDRSLSSYVSVHAESGKVYALQPLDHEELELLQFQVSARDAGVPPLGSNVTLQVFVLDENDNAPALLASLAGSAGGAVSELVLRSVGAGHVVAKVRAVDADSGYNAWLSYELQSAAVGSRIPFRVGLYTGEISTTRALDEADSPRQRLLVLVKDHGEPSLTATATVLVSLVEGSQAPKASSRASVGVAPEVALVDVNVYLIIAICAVSSLLVLTLLLYTALRCSAVPTEGACGPVKPTLVCSSAVGSWSYSQQRRQRVCSGEGLPKTDFMAFSPSLPACPMVDVDREDQSIGGDHSRKVGFYVFIFLLCFMNNIFSYRIFSNM